The proteins below are encoded in one region of Rhododendron vialii isolate Sample 1 chromosome 7a, ASM3025357v1:
- the LOC131334160 gene encoding protein NRT1/ PTR FAMILY 7.3-like isoform X1: MLYIALLLHLSSSLLISKYLSSSLLVSPLVLHCDAFCLCVCERESAPMARLKLAINDKKKIKEEETSLLDGTVDQHGRPAIRRTTGTWFAGILILVNQGLATLAFFGVGVNLVLFLTRVMGQDNAEAANSVSKWTGTVYIFSLLGAFLSDSYWGRYKSCAIFQAIFVVGLVSLSLSSYIFLVKPGGCGDEQTPCGSHSSAQLKLFYVSIYLIALGNGGYQPNIATFGADQFDEEDSKEGHYKVAFFSYFYLALNLGSLFSETILGYFEDKGMWTQGFWASAGSATLALVLFLVGTPRYRHFTPRGNPLSRFCQVVVAAARKWKVEMPASGEDLFEVSGNECSNNGGRKILHTHGFKFLDRAAIIPSKEYTMQAKECHNPWRICPVTQVEEVKCILRLLPIWLCTILYSVVFTQMDSLFVEQGAAMKTTISSFHIPPASMSSFDILSVATFIFVYRRVLNPLVARLRKSSPRGLTELQRMGIGLIIAIVAMVVAGIVEHFRLKHLQKTCTDYDGSSSLSIFWQVPQYVLIGASEVFMYVGQLEFFNAQVPDGLKSFGSALCMTSISLGNYVSSLLVSIVMKISTRDEMPGWIPGNLNRGHLDNFYFLLAALTTADLVVYIICAKWYKYIKFEGINNEDNNGEFRV, translated from the exons ATGCTATATATAGCACTTCTTCTCCACCTCTCTTCATCACTCCTcatctcaaaatatttgtcctcCTCTCTCCTTGTCTCTCCACTTGTCCTGCATTGTGATgctttttgtttgtgtgtgtgtgagagagagagcgcaccaATGGCTCGCTTAAAGCTG GCGATCAATGACAAGaaaaagatcaaggaagaagaGACTAGCTTACTTGATGGGACCGTTGATCAACATGGTCGCCCTGCAATCCGACGTACAACTGGAACATGGTTTGCTGGAATTCTAATACTAG TTAACCAAGGGCTTGCTACACTGGCATTCTTTGGGGTTGGGGTCAACTTGGTGCTGTTTCTTACAAGAGTGATGGGCCAAGACAATGCTGAGGCTGCAAACAGTGTTAGCAAATGGACCGGCACTGTCTACATCTTCTCCCTCCTTGGTGCTTTCCTTAGTGACTCTTATTGGGGACGATACAAGTCTTGTGCCATTTTTCAAGCTATCTTTGTCGTT GGTTTGGTATCACTATCGCTTTCATCCTATATTTTCTTAGTCAAGCCTGGTGGTTGTGGGGATGAACAAACTCCATGTGGGTCCCACTCGAGCGCCCAACTCAAATTGTTCTACGTGTCAATTTACCTAATTGCCCTTGGAAATGGAGGGTACCAACCCAACATTGCAACATTTGGAGCAGATCAATTTGATGAAGAGGACTCCAAGGAAGGGCACTACAAGGTGGCCTTTTTCAGCTACTTCTACTTGGCCTTGAACCTTGGGTCCCTCTTTTCAGAAACCATTTTGGGCTATTTTGAGGACAAAGGCATGTGGACCCAGGGCTTTTGGGCCTCTGCTGGGTCTGCCACTTTGGCTCTGGTATTGTTTCTCGTGGGGACCCCTAGGTACAGGCATTTCACTCCTAGAGGGAATCCTCTCTCTAGattctgccaggtggtggtggCTGCAGCAAGGAAATGGAAGGTTGAGATGCCAGCAAGTGGAGAGGATCTATTTGAAGTGAGTGGAAATGAATGTTCAAACAATGGGGGCAGAAAAATTCTCCACACCCATGGATTCAA ATTCTTGGATAGAGCAGCAATTATCCCATCAAAGGAGTACACTATGCAAGCCAAGGAATGTCACAATCCTTGGAGGATTTGCCCAGTGACGCAAGTTGAAGAAGTGAAATGCATACTTAGACTCCTACCAATTTGGCTCTGCACAATTCTGTATTCAGTAGTCTTCACCCAAATGGACTCTCTCTTTGTGGAGCAAGGCGCAGCAATGAAAACTACCATTTCGAGCTTCCACATTCCTCCGGCGAGCATGTCCAGCTTTGACATCCTCAGCGTTGCGACTTTTATCTTCGTTTACAG GCGAGTTCTCAACCCCCTGGTTGCCAGGCTACGAAAGTCTAGCCCTAGAGGCCTCACCGAGCTACAAAGAATGGGGATCGGTCTAATCATAGCAATAGTGGCTATGGTTGTAGCAGGGATAGTGGAGCATTTCAGGCTAAAACATCTGCAAAAGACTTGCACCGACTATGACGGTTCGAGTTCCTTGAGCATTTTCTGGCAAGTCCCACAATACGTACTCATTGGAGCATCCGAGGTTTTCATGTACGTCGGGCAGCTGGAGTTCTTCAATGCGCAGGTGCCGGACGGATTGAAGAGCTTTGGGAGTGCACTATGCATGACTTCAATTTCACTGGGGAACTACGTGAGTAGTTTGCTGGTGAGTATAGTGATGAAGATCTCTACTAGGGATGAGATGCCCGGTTGGATCCCGGGCAACCTTAACAGAGGCCATTTGGACAATTTCTACTTCCTCTTGGCAGCCTTGACAACAGCTGATCTTGTGGTCTATATCATATGCGCAAAATGGTACAAGTATATCAAGTTTGAAGGTATCAATAATGAAGACAACAATGGAGAATTTAGGGTGTAG
- the LOC131334160 gene encoding protein NRT1/ PTR FAMILY 7.3-like isoform X2, with the protein MACLKLAINDKKKIKEEETSLLDGTVDQHGRPAIRRTTGTWFAGILILVNQGLATLAFFGVGVNLVLFLTRVMGQDNAEAANSVSKWTGTVYIFSLLGAFLSDSYWGRYKSCAIFQAIFVVGLVSLSLSSYIFLVKPGGCGDEQTPCGSHSSAQLKLFYVSIYLIALGNGGYQPNIATFGADQFDEEDSKEGHYKVAFFSYFYLALNLGSLFSETILGYFEDKGMWTQGFWASAGSATLALVLFLVGTPRYRHFTPRGNPLSRFCQVVVAAARKWKVEMPASGEDLFEVSGNECSNNGGRKILHTHGFKFLDRAAIIPSKEYTMQAKECHNPWRICPVTQVEEVKCILRLLPIWLCTILYSVVFTQMDSLFVEQGAAMKTTISSFHIPPASMSSFDILSVATFIFVYRRVLNPLVARLRKSSPRGLTELQRMGIGLIIAIVAMVVAGIVEHFRLKHLQKTCTDYDGSSSLSIFWQVPQYVLIGASEVFMYVGQLEFFNAQVPDGLKSFGSALCMTSISLGNYVSSLLVSIVMKISTRDEMPGWIPGNLNRGHLDNFYFLLAALTTADLVVYIICAKWYKYIKFEGINNEDNNGEFRV; encoded by the exons ATGGCTTGCTTAAAGCTG GCGATCAATGACAAGaaaaagatcaaggaagaagaGACTAGCTTACTTGATGGGACCGTTGATCAACATGGTCGCCCTGCAATCCGACGTACAACTGGAACATGGTTTGCTGGAATTCTAATACTAG TTAACCAAGGGCTTGCTACACTGGCATTCTTTGGGGTTGGGGTCAACTTGGTGCTGTTTCTTACAAGAGTGATGGGCCAAGACAATGCTGAGGCTGCAAACAGTGTTAGCAAATGGACCGGCACTGTCTACATCTTCTCCCTCCTTGGTGCTTTCCTTAGTGACTCTTATTGGGGACGATACAAGTCTTGTGCCATTTTTCAAGCTATCTTTGTCGTT GGTTTGGTATCACTATCGCTTTCATCCTATATTTTCTTAGTCAAGCCTGGTGGTTGTGGGGATGAACAAACTCCATGTGGGTCCCACTCGAGCGCCCAACTCAAATTGTTCTACGTGTCAATTTACCTAATTGCCCTTGGAAATGGAGGGTACCAACCCAACATTGCAACATTTGGAGCAGATCAATTTGATGAAGAGGACTCCAAGGAAGGGCACTACAAGGTGGCCTTTTTCAGCTACTTCTACTTGGCCTTGAACCTTGGGTCCCTCTTTTCAGAAACCATTTTGGGCTATTTTGAGGACAAAGGCATGTGGACCCAGGGCTTTTGGGCCTCTGCTGGGTCTGCCACTTTGGCTCTGGTATTGTTTCTCGTGGGGACCCCTAGGTACAGGCATTTCACTCCTAGAGGGAATCCTCTCTCTAGattctgccaggtggtggtggCTGCAGCAAGGAAATGGAAGGTTGAGATGCCAGCAAGTGGAGAGGATCTATTTGAAGTGAGTGGAAATGAATGTTCAAACAATGGGGGCAGAAAAATTCTCCACACCCATGGATTCAA ATTCTTGGATAGAGCAGCAATTATCCCATCAAAGGAGTACACTATGCAAGCCAAGGAATGTCACAATCCTTGGAGGATTTGCCCAGTGACGCAAGTTGAAGAAGTGAAATGCATACTTAGACTCCTACCAATTTGGCTCTGCACAATTCTGTATTCAGTAGTCTTCACCCAAATGGACTCTCTCTTTGTGGAGCAAGGCGCAGCAATGAAAACTACCATTTCGAGCTTCCACATTCCTCCGGCGAGCATGTCCAGCTTTGACATCCTCAGCGTTGCGACTTTTATCTTCGTTTACAG GCGAGTTCTCAACCCCCTGGTTGCCAGGCTACGAAAGTCTAGCCCTAGAGGCCTCACCGAGCTACAAAGAATGGGGATCGGTCTAATCATAGCAATAGTGGCTATGGTTGTAGCAGGGATAGTGGAGCATTTCAGGCTAAAACATCTGCAAAAGACTTGCACCGACTATGACGGTTCGAGTTCCTTGAGCATTTTCTGGCAAGTCCCACAATACGTACTCATTGGAGCATCCGAGGTTTTCATGTACGTCGGGCAGCTGGAGTTCTTCAATGCGCAGGTGCCGGACGGATTGAAGAGCTTTGGGAGTGCACTATGCATGACTTCAATTTCACTGGGGAACTACGTGAGTAGTTTGCTGGTGAGTATAGTGATGAAGATCTCTACTAGGGATGAGATGCCCGGTTGGATCCCGGGCAACCTTAACAGAGGCCATTTGGACAATTTCTACTTCCTCTTGGCAGCCTTGACAACAGCTGATCTTGTGGTCTATATCATATGCGCAAAATGGTACAAGTATATCAAGTTTGAAGGTATCAATAATGAAGACAACAATGGAGAATTTAGGGTGTAG
- the LOC131334847 gene encoding protein NRT1/ PTR FAMILY 7.3-like has product MWTQGFWASAGSATLALVLFLAGTPMYRHFTPRGNPLSRFCQVVVAAARKWKVEMPESGEDLFEVSGKECSNNGGRKILHTHGFKFLDRAAIIPSKEYTMQAKECHNPWGICTVTQVEEVKCILRLLPIWFCTILYSVVFTQMDSLFVEQGAAMKTTISSFHIPPASMSSFDILSVATLIFVYRRVLDPLVVRLRKCSPRGLTELQRMGVGLIIAIVAMVVAGIVEHFRLKHRQKTCTNCDGSSSLSIFWQVPQYVLIGASEVFMYVGQLEFFNAQAPDELKSFGSALCMTSISLGNYVSSLLVRIVMKISTRDEMPGWIPGNLNRGHLDNFCFLLAALTTADLVVYIICANWCKYIKYEGINNEDNNGEFRV; this is encoded by the exons ATGTGGACCCAGGGCTTTTGGGCCTCTGCTGGGTCTGCCACTTTGGCTCTGGTAttatttctcgcggggacccctATGTACAGGCATTTCACTCCTAGAGGGAATCCTCTCTCTAGATTCTGTCAAGTGGTGGTGGCTGCAGCAAGGAAATGGAAGGTTGAGATGCCAGAAAGTGGAGAGGATCTATTTGAAGTGAGTGGAAAGGAATGTTCAAACAATGGCGGCAGAAAAATTCTCCACACCCATGGATTCAA ATTCTTGGATAGAGCAGCAATTATCCCATCAAAGGAGTACACTATGCAAGCCAAGGAATGTCACAATCCTTGGGGGATTTGCACAGTGACGCAAGTTGAAGAAGTGAAATGCATACTTAGACTCCTACCAATTTGGTTCTGCACAATTCTGTATTCAGTAGTCTTCACCCAAATGGACTCTCTCTTTGTGGAGCAAGGCGCAGCAATGAAAACTACCATTTCGAGCTTCCACATTCCTCCGGCGAGCATGTCTAGCTTTGACATCCTCAGCGTTGCGACTTTGATCTTCGTTTACAG GCGAGTTCTCGACCCCCTGGTTGTGAGGCTACGAAAGTGTAGCCCTAGAGGCCTCACCGAGCTACAAAGAATGGGGGTCGGTCTAATCATAGCGATAGTGGCTATGGTTGTGGCAGGGATAGTGGAGCATTTCAGGCTAAAACATCGGCAAAAGACTTGCACCAACTGTGACGGTTCGAGTTCCTTGAGCATTTTCTGGCAAGTCCCACAATACGTACTCATTGGAGCATCCGAGGTTTTCATGTACGTCGGGCAGCTGGAGTTCTTCAATGCGCAGGCGCCAGACGAATTGAAGAGCTTTGGGAGTGCACTCTGCATGACTTCAATTTCACTGGGGAACTACGTGAGTAGTTTGCTGGTGAGGATAGTGATGAAGATCTCTACTAGGGATGAGATGCCCGGTTGGATCCCGGGCAACCTTAACAGAGGCCATTTGGACAATTTCTGCTTCCTCTTGGCAGCCTTGACAACAGCTGATCTTGTGGTCTATATCATATGCGCAAATTGGTGCAAGTATATCAAGTATGAAGGTATCAATAATGAAGACAACAATGGAGAATTTAGGGTGTAG